The nucleotide sequence AGTACGACCGCTACCCGGAGTTCCTCCCGGAGGTGAAGGAGATCCGCACCGCCAACCGGGAGGGCAACACCGTGGTCATCCACTACAAGGTGGAGGTCATGAAGACGGTCCGCTACAGCATCCGCGTCACCGAGGAGCGCCCCCGCCGCATGTCCTGGACCTTCATCGAGGGCGAGGTCATGAAGGACAACAAGGGCAGCTGGGTGCTGGAGCCCGAGGGCGAGGGCAAGACGCGGGCGACGTACAACGTGGAGATGGCCCTGGGCCTGCTGGTGCCCAAGGCCGTCGTCAACGCCCTGGTGGACACCTCGCTCCCCAAGATGCTGGACGCCTTCAAGCGCCGCGCCGAGGCCCTCTGAGGCCACCCCTCCAGGGAGGCCCTTGGAACCCCCCGCCCGGACCCGGGTCCAGGTCCGAAAAGACCTCTGACGCAGCTCGTCAGCCCTCCCGGAAGCGGGCGGGCGGGCGGGCACCCTTGCGGGGTGGGTTGCCGCCCCGAATGTCATGGGTCTGCCCACGGGTTGTGCGGCTTGCGGGCTGACGCGAGGGCATTAGAATGAACACCATCCCGACCGGATTTTCGGCGTCCATGACATTCCTGCCCCGGTGGCCCTGGCCTGGATGTCGGGTGGCGGACGAGCAACCGTGCGAGATGGCTGCGCCGTGTCGCGTGTGGAACCGGGGTTCTTATTTTGCATCTGAGAGTGGCGGAAATGGTAGTGGGGCGGGACGGGCGTACATCGGGGTACGTAGGCTGAGGGAGACGGAAGGACCCATGCTCGACGCCTTCATCATCGAAGAAATCAAGCGACGTGAGCGCCGCCGGGAGGACCATGACCGGCCCGTGGTGGAGCTGCCGTTGCCGGCTCCCGACGACCGCCCGCGGCGCCGGACGGAGACTGACGACGAGAAGCCCCAGCGGGGCGTGGTGGTCATCGACCTGCTGTCCTGATTCCTGAAACCGCGGCCCTGGCGCCGCACCGTGTGTCCCGAAGCCCGCGTGGGTGTCCTCCAGAGGACGGCCCCCGCGGGCTTCTCGCATCCAGGGGCCTTCAGGCCGCGAGCGCCAGGAGGTGTCTGGGGTGGTACACGTCCCAGAGGGGGCCCTTCACCGTGGCCAGGGCCTCCAGCACGCCCTTGCGCCACGCGGCGGGCAGGGCTTCCTCGCCATGGAACGCCCCCACCAGGGCGCCGGTAATCGCGGCGTGGGCCTCGGTGTCGCCCCCGCGGTGGACGACGTCCAGCAGCGCGGCCTCGGCGGTGGGGGCGTGGAGCAGCTCCCAGAAGGCCAGCCGGAAGGCGACGCGGACGGCGTGCAGCGGCCGGTGCAGGTGCAGCTCCGGGCCGTACAGCTGCGGGTCCTCCTTGCGGGCCAGCTCCAGGTCCTCGCGCAGGAGGGCGGACGCGTGCGTCACCTCGTGGACGTGGTCCTTGTCGGAGCGCCCGAGCGCCGCGCCGGCCACCAGCAGGCCCGACTCCGCGGCGGAGAGCAGGTCCTCGGCCTTCAGCTCCGCGCCGCTGGTGACGGCGCGCGCCAGGGCGGCGTTGAAGGCGGCGCAGGCCAGCTGGCAGCGCGGGTCGAAGTGGGTGAGGGCGGAGTCCTCCAGTGAGGCCTGGGTGCGCGCGGCGGTGTTGCCCGCCAGGTACACGCCCAGCGGCGCGGTGCGGGCCAGGCTCCCCGCGCCGGCGGGCTGGCGGAAGGCCCGCAGCCACACGCGCCGGCCGGCCCCCAGCGGAGGGCCCGCCTGGCAGTCCTCCAGCACCTCCTTCATCGGCTCGCTGACGTCGAAGGCGTGCGGCTGCCAGGCGCGGTAGCGGCGGAGCGCGTCGGCGGCGTCATAGCGCTTGAGGTCCCTCAGGCTGTGGCCGAGGCAGCACGCGAGCTGGACTTCCTCCGTCACCTGCCCCTTGCGCAGCTCGTGGGGCCCCCCGCCCATCAGCTGGGAGTAGGGCCCGTCGGCCGGGGTGGGGAAGGGCACGGAGATGAGGGGCCGGTGCGCGGTGGGCACAGCCAGGGCGTTGCCCACGGCCAGGCCCAGGAGCGCGCCCCGGCGACGCTGGGCGAGGAGGGGATCAGGCCCCCGAGGGGCATTGCGGCGGTTGGGCGGCATTCGACGGGTGGACACTGTAGCAGTGCCGGATGCGACCACGCTTGCCCCCTCCGGGGCCCTCTTCTAGAAACGCCCGCCTATGACCGAGATTGCTCAGATTCTGGCGCGTGAAGTGCTCGACTCCCGCGGCAACCCCACCGTGGAGGCCGAGGTCCTCTTGACGGGTGGCTCCCGAGGCCGCGCGGCGGTGCCGTCCGGGGCCTCCACCGGCGAGCACGAGGCCATCGAGCTCCGTGACGGCGACAAGGGCCGCTACCTGGGCAAGGGCGTGAAGAAGGCCGTGCGCAACGTCATCGACGTGCTGGCCCCGGCGCTGGTGGGCCTGGACGCGGCGGACCAGTTCTCCGTGGACCAGAAGATGCTGGAGCTGGACGGCTCGCCCACCAAGGGCAAGCTGGGCGCCAACGCCATCCTCGCGGTGTCCATGGCGTGCGCGCGCGCCGCGGCGGACGCGCACGGGCTGCCGCTGTACCGGTACGTGGGCGGTGCCCAGGCGCGCACCCTGCCGGTGCCGCTGATGAACATCCTCAACGGCGGCGCGCACGCGGACACCCGCGTGGACGTGCAGGAGTTCATGGTGGTGCCCGCGGGCGCCCCCACCTTCGCGGAAGGGCTGCGCTGGGGCGCGGAGGTGTTCCACGCGCTGAAGAAGATTTTGAAGGGCCGCAAGCTGGCCACCGGCGTGGGCGACGAGGGCGGCTACGCCCCGGACCTGCCGGCCAACGAGGAGGCCCTGAAGCTCATCATGGAGGCCATCGACGCGGCGGGCTTCAAGGCCGGCGAGCAGCTGTTCCTGGCCCTGGACGTGGCGGCCAGCGAGTTCTTCGACAAGGGCAGCAAGAAGTACGGCCTCAAGGGCGAGGGCAAGGAGTACGACTCGTCCGGGCTGCTCGACTACTACCGCGGCCTGTCCGAGCGCTACCCCATCATCTCCATCGAGGACGGCATGGCGGAGGATGACTGGGAGGGCTGGAAGAAGCTCACCGACGCGCTGGGCGGCAAGCTGCAGCTGGTGGGCGACGACCTCTTCGTCACCAACGTGGAGCGGCTGTCGCGCGGAATCGACAGCGGCGTGGCCAACTCCATCCTGGTGAAGGTGAACCAGATTGGCTCGCTGACGGAGACGTTCGACGCCGTGCGCATGGCGCACAAGGCGGGCTTCACGTCGGTGATGAGCCACCGCTCCGGCGAGACGGAGGACACGACGATTGCCGACCTGGCCGTGGCCCTGGACTGCGGGCAGATCAAGACGGGCTCGGCGTCGCGCTCGGACCGCGTGGCCAAGTACAACCAGCTGCTGCGCATCGAGCAGGAGCTGGGCGCGGCCGCCCGCTATGCCGGCAAGTCCGTCTTCCGCTCGCTCGCGCAGAAGAAGTGAGCCCGGTGAGCGACAAGAAACCGCGAATCCTCGTCTCCAACGACGACGGCTACTTCTCCGACGGGCTCAAGGCGCTGGTGGAGGCCGTGAGCCCGCTGGGAGAGGTGTGGGTGGTGGCGCCGGACCGGGAGCAGAGCGCCACCTCGCATGCCATCTCCCTGCACCGGCCGCTGCGCATCAAGGAGGTGCGGGAGCGGTGGTTCGCCGTGGACGGCACCCCGGCGGACAGCGCTTATCTGGCGATCAACCATCTCCTGAAGGATGATCGCCCCACTCTCATGGTGTCCGGCATCAACCACGGTCCGAACCTGGCGGAAGACGTCATGTACTCCGGCACGGTGGCGGCGGCGATGGAGGGGGCCCTGCTCGGGGTGCCCGCCATCGCCTTCAGCCTCGTCGCCCGGGGGACGTTCGACTTCGGCCCGGCGGCCCGCTTCGCGCGCTCGCTGGTGGCCAGCGCGCTGGCGCAGCCCCTGCCGCCGAGGATGCTCCTCAACGTGAATGTCCCCGGTGGCGTGGAGCCGGCGGGCTACGTCGTCACGCGCCAGGGCCGGCACACGTACGGGTACGAGGTGGTGGAGAAGGAGGACCCTCGTGGCCGCAAGTACTACTGGATTGGCGGCAGCGAGTACCAGCACGAGGACATCCCGGGCAGCGACTGCAACGCGGTGCACCGGGACAAGCTCATCTCCATCACCCCGCTGCACTTCGAGCTGACGGACCATCCCCGCATGGCCGAGCTCGCGGGGTGGCGGCTCGACGGCTTCGCCCGGCACGAACCGGACGGTGCCTAGCGTTGCGGCCGTCCGTGTCCAGCCGAGCGGGTGGGGCGCTCCGGGTCTTCCTCGTGGCCGTGCTGTTCGCCGGCTGCGTGGGGCCCCGGGCCGCTGCCCCCGGGCCGGAGACGGCGCTGGACTCAGGCGATGAGTCCTCCTGGACGCGCCCCGCCGTGTCCGGGCCCGCTACGGACACGGGCTCGGGCGCTCCGACGGGGAAGCGGAGCGCGCTGCCGTTCGCCCTGAGGTCGGCGCATCCGGAGCCGGAGCTGGTGTCCGCGCGCCACCGCGTCGCCCCGGGCGAGACGATGTATCGCATCGCGAAGACGTACGGCCTCACGGTGGAGGAACTGGGGGCCGCCAACTCCATCAAGGCCCCGTGGACGCTGGCGGTGGGGCAGGAGCTCGTCGTCCCCGGACAGGAGCGCGAGGCTCCGGAAGAAGTCCTGGCGGAGGCGGACCCGGAGCCGGTGCGGACGTCCGCGGAGGTGCCCCGGCGCCGGGGGCCCACCGTGGCCCGCCGTGAGGAGCCACCTTCGCGTTCCCGTCCGCTGTCGCGTGCCGGCCCGGGCGCTCGGCCGCGGGTGGCCACGCAGGGCATGATCGACTGGCCGCTCAGGGGCGTGCTGTACGGGCGGTTCGGGAAGAAGGGCAAGGAGCCGCATGACGGCGTGGACCTGGCCGCGCCGAAGGGCACACCGGTGAAGACGGCCCAGGCCGGCACGGTGCTCTACGCGGGCGAGCAGCGGGGCTACGGCAACATCGTCATCGTCGAGCACTCGCAGCAGCTCATCACGCTGTACGCGCACAACCAGGATTTGCGCGTGAAGACGGGGCAGCGGGTGCTGCGCGGGCAGGTCATCGCCACCGTGGGCGAGTCGGGCAAGACGTCCGGGCCGCACCTGCACTTCGAGGTCCGCATGGACGGCAAGCCGGTGGACCCGCTCGACTACCTCGGGCCGATGCCGTCGACCTGACGGGGAGCGGCTGTCAGCTCGGACGGGGACCGGCGCGGCGACCCGGTGGACTCGGGCAATCCAGGACCGGCCGTCCGCCACGGGGGCACCAGCCGTTCCTCCGTCAGAAGCCGAGGTGAGGGTAGAGTGTCGCTCCGTGTCGCGCCTCCTCCCGCTGCTGGCCTCCCTCTTCGTCCTCCTCGCTACGGCCGCCCGTGCCCAGACGCCGCCCGTGGAGGGCAGCGCCGACGCCCCGGCCCCGGTGATGGCGGCTCCCGCGGCCGCCCCGGCCGCCCCGGCGAAGGAGTCGCAGAAGGAAGCCCTCGTCGTCGCGGTGCTGGCGCTCGAGTCCAATGAGGCGGGCCGCGACTCCGCGCCCGGTGTCACCTCGCTCATCGTCTCCCGCCTCGCCGAGTCCCCGAGCCTGCGCGTGCTGTCGCAGCGAGACCTCGAGGCCCTGCTCGACGCCGAGCGCCAGCAGCAGCTGCTCGGCGGCGCGCCCTGTGACGGCGGCGCCTGCCTCCAGGAGCTGGCCTCCGTCTCCGGTGCCCGCTACGTCGTCACCG is from Pyxidicoccus xibeiensis and encodes:
- a CDS encoding type II toxin-antitoxin system RatA family toxin, with protein sequence MPGATRTIVINAPVEKVFDVITQYDRYPEFLPEVKEIRTANREGNTVVIHYKVEVMKTVRYSIRVTEERPRRMSWTFIEGEVMKDNKGSWVLEPEGEGKTRATYNVEMALGLLVPKAVVNALVDTSLPKMLDAFKRRAEAL
- a CDS encoding ADP-ribosylglycohydrolase family protein — encoded protein: MPPNRRNAPRGPDPLLAQRRRGALLGLAVGNALAVPTAHRPLISVPFPTPADGPYSQLMGGGPHELRKGQVTEEVQLACCLGHSLRDLKRYDAADALRRYRAWQPHAFDVSEPMKEVLEDCQAGPPLGAGRRVWLRAFRQPAGAGSLARTAPLGVYLAGNTAARTQASLEDSALTHFDPRCQLACAAFNAALARAVTSGAELKAEDLLSAAESGLLVAGAALGRSDKDHVHEVTHASALLREDLELARKEDPQLYGPELHLHRPLHAVRVAFRLAFWELLHAPTAEAALLDVVHRGGDTEAHAAITGALVGAFHGEEALPAAWRKGVLEALATVKGPLWDVYHPRHLLALAA
- the eno gene encoding phosphopyruvate hydratase; its protein translation is MTEIAQILAREVLDSRGNPTVEAEVLLTGGSRGRAAVPSGASTGEHEAIELRDGDKGRYLGKGVKKAVRNVIDVLAPALVGLDAADQFSVDQKMLELDGSPTKGKLGANAILAVSMACARAAADAHGLPLYRYVGGAQARTLPVPLMNILNGGAHADTRVDVQEFMVVPAGAPTFAEGLRWGAEVFHALKKILKGRKLATGVGDEGGYAPDLPANEEALKLIMEAIDAAGFKAGEQLFLALDVAASEFFDKGSKKYGLKGEGKEYDSSGLLDYYRGLSERYPIISIEDGMAEDDWEGWKKLTDALGGKLQLVGDDLFVTNVERLSRGIDSGVANSILVKVNQIGSLTETFDAVRMAHKAGFTSVMSHRSGETEDTTIADLAVALDCGQIKTGSASRSDRVAKYNQLLRIEQELGAAARYAGKSVFRSLAQKK
- the surE gene encoding 5'/3'-nucleotidase SurE, translating into MSDKKPRILVSNDDGYFSDGLKALVEAVSPLGEVWVVAPDREQSATSHAISLHRPLRIKEVRERWFAVDGTPADSAYLAINHLLKDDRPTLMVSGINHGPNLAEDVMYSGTVAAAMEGALLGVPAIAFSLVARGTFDFGPAARFARSLVASALAQPLPPRMLLNVNVPGGVEPAGYVVTRQGRHTYGYEVVEKEDPRGRKYYWIGGSEYQHEDIPGSDCNAVHRDKLISITPLHFELTDHPRMAELAGWRLDGFARHEPDGA
- a CDS encoding M23 family metallopeptidase, encoding MRPSVSSRAGGALRVFLVAVLFAGCVGPRAAAPGPETALDSGDESSWTRPAVSGPATDTGSGAPTGKRSALPFALRSAHPEPELVSARHRVAPGETMYRIAKTYGLTVEELGAANSIKAPWTLAVGQELVVPGQEREAPEEVLAEADPEPVRTSAEVPRRRGPTVARREEPPSRSRPLSRAGPGARPRVATQGMIDWPLRGVLYGRFGKKGKEPHDGVDLAAPKGTPVKTAQAGTVLYAGEQRGYGNIVIVEHSQQLITLYAHNQDLRVKTGQRVLRGQVIATVGESGKTSGPHLHFEVRMDGKPVDPLDYLGPMPST